A single window of Flavobacterium sp. 140616W15 DNA harbors:
- the atpG gene encoding ATP synthase F1 subunit gamma: MANLKEIRNRITSVSSTMQITSAMKMVSAAKLKKAQDAITAMRPYAEKLTELLQNLSATLDGDVGGDFTTQREVKKVLLVAITSNRGLCGAFNTNVIKEAKARTEFYAGKQVDIFPIGKKGNDVLGKTHKVHGHHNAIFDHLTFDNVAAIADNLTEKFLSGEYDRIELIYNQFKNAATQIVQVEQFLPLAPIKSDVPVSTGDYIFEPSKEEIVLTLIPKSLKTQLYKGIRDSFASEHGARMTAMHKATDNATELRNQLKLTYNKARQAAITNEILEIVGGAEALKG, encoded by the coding sequence ATGGCAAATTTAAAGGAAATCCGTAATAGAATTACTTCCGTTTCATCTACGATGCAGATTACATCGGCAATGAAAATGGTTTCTGCAGCAAAGCTTAAGAAAGCACAAGATGCAATCACAGCGATGCGTCCTTATGCCGAGAAATTAACGGAATTATTACAAAACCTTTCAGCAACACTAGATGGTGATGTTGGAGGAGATTTTACTACACAACGTGAAGTGAAAAAAGTATTACTTGTTGCAATAACTTCAAACAGAGGTTTATGTGGAGCATTTAATACTAATGTAATAAAGGAAGCAAAAGCACGTACTGAATTCTACGCTGGAAAACAAGTTGATATTTTTCCAATAGGTAAAAAAGGAAACGACGTTTTAGGTAAAACTCATAAAGTTCACGGTCATCATAATGCAATTTTTGACCATTTGACTTTTGATAATGTTGCGGCTATTGCTGATAATTTAACTGAGAAATTCTTGTCAGGAGAGTATGATAGAATTGAATTGATTTACAATCAATTTAAAAACGCTGCTACTCAAATTGTTCAAGTAGAACAGTTTTTACCATTAGCTCCAATTAAATCAGATGTGCCTGTTTCAACAGGAGATTATATCTTTGAACCTTCAAAAGAAGAAATCGTGTTAACTTTGATTCCTAAATCATTAAAAACACAATTATACAAAGGTATTCGTGATTCATTTGCTTCAGAGCATGGTGCTCGTATGACTGCAATGCACAAAGCAACTGATAATGCTACTGAGTTGAGAAATCAATTGAAATTAACTTACAATAAAGCACGTCAAGCTGCTATTACAAACGAAATCTTAGAAATCGTTGGTGGAGCGGAAGCTTTGAAAGGATAA
- a CDS encoding ABC transporter ATP-binding protein: MLQINILKKAFGSKTVLQDINLSISKNGIYGVVGKNGEGKTTLFKIITSLIDFNGTISFHNSPIKHNEIAFFPTEVPIYEELTATEFSDFYKELLNLKIENKSNLFDVVQDKLIKTFSTGMKKKAYMNAVFQKEYQIYIFDEPFNGLDLESNYLLMNYIRELSKDSIVFISSHILEILYKDCDKIFLVKNTAIREFEKQQFIKIEEELFIK, from the coding sequence ATGTTACAGATTAATATCTTGAAGAAAGCATTTGGAAGTAAAACTGTTTTGCAAGATATTAATCTTTCAATCTCAAAAAATGGAATTTACGGTGTAGTTGGGAAAAATGGGGAAGGAAAAACAACATTATTTAAAATCATTACATCACTTATAGATTTTAATGGAACAATATCCTTCCATAATTCACCTATAAAACATAACGAAATAGCTTTTTTTCCTACTGAAGTACCCATATATGAAGAACTAACTGCAACTGAGTTTTCAGATTTTTATAAAGAATTACTAAATCTTAAAATTGAAAATAAATCAAATTTGTTTGATGTCGTACAAGATAAACTCATCAAGACGTTTTCTACTGGAATGAAAAAAAAGGCCTACATGAATGCGGTATTCCAAAAAGAATATCAAATTTATATTTTTGATGAACCTTTTAATGGTCTTGATTTAGAGTCTAATTATTTGTTGATGAATTACATTAGAGAATTGTCAAAAGACAGCATTGTTTTTATCTCTTCACATATCCTGGAAATTCTATATAAAGATTGTGATAAAATTTTTCTAGTAAAGAATACTGCTATTAGAGAATTTGAAAAACAACAATTCATAAAAATAGAAGAAGAACTTTTCATAAAATAA
- a CDS encoding type II CAAX prenyl endopeptidase Rce1 family protein, translating to MFNLLKKDVRYLFTSPNSIQYVGLRGNLKLILYYYFISILFILSSSVFFGILKHFFINQPHIVIPKNITFLKVAIVAPIMEEILFRLVIRVNKSNIILFVVFLIVSLLYETYILTTTAYYIFIGGFSLFLISKKFNHKINSSFEKNNSLPFLIYFSCLLFGLFHLSNFKDIDITNITVITYLISKILDGFVFILLRLKFGIIASILLHIFINSLAYILISY from the coding sequence ATGTTTAATCTATTAAAAAAAGATGTTAGATATCTCTTTACTTCTCCCAATTCCATACAATATGTTGGATTACGTGGTAATCTAAAATTGATTCTTTACTACTATTTTATCAGTATCTTATTTATATTGTCCTCATCAGTATTTTTTGGGATCTTAAAACATTTCTTTATTAATCAACCTCATATCGTAATACCGAAAAATATAACATTTTTAAAAGTTGCGATTGTAGCTCCAATAATGGAAGAAATTTTATTCCGATTAGTAATAAGAGTAAACAAATCTAATATCATTTTATTTGTTGTTTTTTTGATAGTTTCTCTTTTGTATGAAACATATATTTTAACAACTACAGCTTATTATATATTCATTGGAGGTTTTTCATTATTCCTTATTTCTAAAAAGTTTAATCATAAAATAAATAGTTCGTTTGAAAAAAATAATTCTCTACCTTTTTTAATTTATTTTTCATGCCTACTTTTTGGATTATTCCATTTATCAAATTTTAAAGACATAGATATAACCAATATTACAGTAATAACCTATTTGATTTCAAAAATTTTAGACGGTTTTGTTTTTATACTTTTAAGATTAAAATTTGGCATAATTGCATCAATCTTATTGCATATATTTATAAATTCACTTGCATATATACTGATTTCATATTAA
- a CDS encoding peptidase domain-containing ABC transporter: protein MSSIKIKQHDIKDCGAACLASIGNHFKVNLPIARIRQYANTDKRGTNVLGIIEAAEKMGFTAKGVKGGIDSLDKIPLPAIAHIITKEQLHHYVVIYKVEKSRVTVMDPGFGKMAAYTFEDFQKIWSGVLILFAPNDDFKVYNEKTSPVTRFWHLVQPHKTILIQALVGAILFTVLGLAMSIYIQKITDYVLVDGNRNLLNLLSISMLAIIILQAYIGSKKSIFVMKTGQLIDAKLILGYYKHLLHLPQRFFDTMQIGEITSRINDAVKIRSFINEVAIEMIVNVFIVIFSFALMFTYYWKLALVILLVIPFYAAIYFVLNKFNKKVERNIMENAAELQTQLVESITHIRTVKEFGIEEYSNLKTENKFVKLLFTGYKSGLNGIFANTSTQFLASGFTVILMWIGSGYVIDRAITPGELFSFYALIGYFTSPVASLIGMNKTAQNALIAADRLFEIMDLEREETENKVELQRENIGNIKFENVSFRYGSRVEVFKNFNAVFKKNETTAIVGESGSGKTTLISLLQNLYPIKEGKIYIGEYDTQFIHHQSLRNYVGVVPQQLNLFSGNIIENIALGDSFPNIQRVLHLSKELGITEFVEKLPNGFETQIGENGTMLSGGQKQRIAIARALYKDPEILLMDEATSSLDTNSERIVKEVIDNFKLQGKTVIVIAHRLSTIANANTILVMKNGSIIESGNHIDLLNQKGEYFDLWNKQGLL from the coding sequence ATGAGTTCAATAAAAATAAAACAACATGATATTAAAGATTGTGGTGCGGCTTGTCTGGCTTCTATTGGAAACCATTTCAAAGTTAATCTCCCTATAGCGAGAATCCGCCAATATGCCAATACCGATAAACGAGGCACCAATGTGCTAGGGATTATTGAAGCTGCGGAAAAAATGGGTTTTACCGCCAAAGGAGTCAAAGGCGGAATAGATTCTTTGGATAAAATCCCACTTCCGGCCATTGCTCATATAATTACAAAAGAACAATTGCATCATTATGTGGTGATCTATAAAGTTGAAAAATCAAGGGTTACTGTTATGGATCCAGGCTTTGGAAAAATGGCAGCCTATACTTTTGAAGACTTTCAAAAAATATGGTCTGGAGTATTAATTCTTTTTGCTCCGAATGATGACTTTAAAGTGTATAATGAAAAAACCTCTCCTGTAACACGGTTTTGGCATTTGGTACAACCGCATAAAACTATTTTAATTCAAGCCCTCGTTGGTGCAATACTGTTTACCGTTTTGGGATTAGCAATGTCTATTTACATCCAAAAAATAACCGATTATGTATTGGTTGATGGGAATAGAAATTTACTCAATTTATTAAGCATATCAATGCTTGCAATTATAATACTGCAGGCCTATATTGGTTCCAAAAAAAGCATCTTTGTAATGAAAACCGGGCAACTAATTGATGCTAAGCTAATACTCGGTTATTATAAACATTTGCTCCATTTGCCACAACGTTTCTTCGACACTATGCAAATAGGAGAAATTACTTCCCGAATAAATGATGCTGTAAAAATTCGTTCATTTATAAATGAAGTAGCAATTGAGATGATTGTAAACGTTTTTATTGTTATCTTTTCCTTTGCGTTGATGTTTACTTATTATTGGAAACTGGCTTTGGTAATCCTACTCGTAATTCCTTTTTATGCAGCAATCTATTTTGTTCTGAATAAATTCAATAAAAAAGTAGAACGAAACATTATGGAAAATGCCGCCGAACTGCAAACCCAACTAGTCGAAAGCATCACTCACATAAGAACCGTAAAAGAATTTGGAATCGAAGAATATTCCAATTTAAAAACCGAAAACAAATTTGTAAAACTATTGTTTACGGGTTATAAATCTGGTCTAAATGGGATTTTTGCAAATACATCTACCCAATTTTTGGCTTCGGGATTCACCGTTATTTTAATGTGGATTGGCTCAGGGTATGTAATTGACAGAGCAATCACTCCTGGAGAATTGTTTTCTTTTTATGCCTTAATCGGTTATTTTACTTCTCCTGTTGCTTCTTTAATTGGGATGAACAAAACTGCACAAAATGCATTGATTGCAGCTGATAGACTTTTCGAAATAATGGACTTAGAGCGGGAAGAAACAGAAAACAAGGTAGAGCTTCAAAGAGAAAATATAGGAAATATAAAATTCGAGAACGTCTCCTTTCGTTATGGTTCACGAGTTGAAGTCTTTAAAAATTTCAATGCAGTATTCAAAAAAAATGAAACAACTGCTATTGTTGGTGAAAGCGGAAGTGGTAAAACTACATTAATCTCTTTGTTGCAAAATTTATATCCTATAAAAGAAGGTAAAATTTACATCGGCGAATATGATACACAATTTATCCATCATCAAAGTTTAAGGAATTACGTTGGAGTAGTTCCTCAACAACTCAATTTATTTTCAGGAAATATTATCGAAAATATTGCTTTAGGTGATTCTTTTCCAAATATTCAACGTGTTTTGCATTTATCTAAAGAACTTGGAATAACAGAATTTGTAGAAAAATTGCCTAATGGTTTTGAAACTCAAATAGGAGAAAATGGCACTATGCTTTCAGGTGGTCAAAAACAACGAATTGCAATTGCAAGAGCTTTATACAAAGATCCGGAGATTCTATTAATGGATGAAGCAACATCATCACTAGATACGAATTCTGAAAGAATAGTAAAAGAAGTAATCGATAATTTTAAATTACAAGGGAAAACAGTTATTGTTATCGCCCATCGATTAAGTACAATTGCTAATGCTAACACAATTTTGGTAATGAAAAATGGTTCTATCATCGAATCAGGAAATCATATCGATTTATTAAATCAAAAAGGAGAATATTTTGATCTATGGAATAAACAGGGATTGTTATAA
- a CDS encoding HlyD family secretion protein produces the protein MNFSSDPINTLENLIAKNKTKNISIYLALVLAIIVFLALLPIIKVDISSQSRGIIRSTTDNVPVSTIVSGRVTWLSLKNNAIVQKGDTLIKISKQNLESDKKTQDSLSSSVSALLKDISCLLQNKTAHIATSTAREDLSKFQARKNELQSKVAQAQINFNRNKSLYHKDIIAKAEFEKDEYEFRFANQALQSYITQQKSTWENQKRDLEERLKNLNGTVAKINTESTNYIVLAPISGTVESFSGIQVGSYINTSQAIASISAADHLIVESNVSPNDIGLIKKSQKVKFQLDAFNYNQWGLLEGKVIDIDRNITMQGEQAFFKVRSALNSSTMQLQSGYKTNVSKGMTLTTRYIITRRSLFDLLFDKVDDWLNPKQLESSN, from the coding sequence ATGAACTTCAGTTCAGATCCAATAAACACCCTCGAAAATCTTATTGCAAAAAACAAGACAAAGAACATATCCATATACCTGGCTCTTGTTTTGGCAATTATTGTTTTCTTGGCTTTATTACCAATAATTAAAGTAGACATTAGTAGTCAGAGTCGTGGTATTATCCGTAGTACTACCGATAATGTTCCTGTTTCAACTATAGTAAGTGGCCGTGTGACCTGGTTGTCACTTAAAAACAATGCTATTGTACAAAAGGGCGATACTCTTATAAAAATCTCCAAGCAAAATCTGGAAAGTGATAAAAAAACACAAGACAGCTTATCAAGCTCTGTTTCGGCATTACTAAAAGATATTTCCTGTCTGTTGCAAAATAAAACGGCTCATATAGCAACATCTACTGCCCGAGAAGATTTATCCAAATTTCAAGCCCGCAAAAATGAATTGCAAAGCAAAGTGGCACAAGCACAAATTAATTTCAACCGAAATAAGAGCTTATACCATAAGGATATTATTGCAAAAGCTGAATTCGAAAAAGATGAATACGAATTTCGTTTTGCTAATCAGGCATTACAAAGCTATATAACTCAGCAAAAATCCACTTGGGAAAATCAAAAAAGAGACTTAGAGGAACGATTAAAAAACTTGAATGGAACTGTTGCCAAAATAAATACCGAATCGACTAATTATATTGTTTTAGCGCCTATTTCTGGAACTGTAGAGAGTTTTTCGGGTATCCAAGTCGGTTCTTACATAAATACCTCACAAGCTATCGCATCAATTTCGGCAGCAGATCATCTTATTGTCGAAAGCAATGTTTCCCCAAATGATATTGGCCTTATAAAAAAAAGCCAGAAAGTAAAATTTCAGTTGGATGCCTTTAATTACAATCAATGGGGTTTATTAGAAGGAAAAGTAATTGATATTGATCGAAATATCACCATGCAAGGAGAACAAGCCTTTTTTAAAGTACGAAGTGCACTAAATTCTTCAACGATGCAGTTACAATCGGGTTATAAAACAAATGTTTCAAAAGGAATGACACTCACTACACGATACATCATTACCAGAAGAAGTTTATTCGATTTATTATTCGATAAAGTAGATGATTGGCTTAATCCTAAACAATTAGAAAGTAGTAATTAA
- a CDS encoding helix-turn-helix domain-containing protein, with translation MICFIKNRTVLLLLLPIICLGQTQKKDYTKLSYDELHDLYFDNEKDQTKQLEYAQAYLAKANRENIAIRKAKANYQFALLYYKTDINKAITYLDSVIKYSQNTGHKFFPAAAYCEKADFLKKQFKFKEAMANYNMAEKIALKTNIDYYYVVREYIGITKSEDLGDYNGALDIYKECYRYYKSKDLRNPKLSRDYQSVIFGLADCYKSLQNRDSTTFYNKLGFRESQITKNEEYQFLFVLNEGANQIEGKNYKIGLDSINKALPKMIEYNNVGNVLAAYYFLGKAFDGLGKKEIAAENFIKVDSIYKVTKEISTEFIDGYPYLITYYKNLGDKENQLKYITAYMTIDSTLQKNYKELNKLVHKEYDIPRLISDKEKLIASLNTDKRVTYWVLGVLFLTTIGVGGFGVYQYQLKKKYRSRFEKIIEETSIIGDKEIEVNKEKENKIATTKIEPIGIAEELVNQILEKLDEFENKKGYLESNITVQMLSTTFETNSKYVSKIVNVYKGKTVTQYINDLRIEYTVVQLQENKMLRKYTIQALALEFGFNNAESFSAAFYKKTGIKPTYFIKELDTVI, from the coding sequence ATGATATGCTTTATTAAAAACAGAACGGTTTTATTGCTTTTATTGCCAATAATTTGCTTGGGACAAACTCAAAAAAAGGACTATACAAAACTTTCTTATGATGAGTTGCATGATCTTTATTTTGATAATGAGAAAGATCAGACGAAGCAACTAGAATACGCTCAAGCTTATTTGGCGAAGGCTAATAGGGAAAATATTGCTATAAGAAAGGCTAAAGCCAATTATCAATTTGCACTTTTATATTATAAAACCGACATCAATAAAGCGATCACATATCTGGATAGTGTAATTAAATATTCTCAAAATACGGGTCATAAATTTTTTCCTGCTGCGGCTTATTGCGAAAAAGCGGATTTTCTTAAAAAGCAATTTAAGTTTAAAGAAGCTATGGCTAATTACAATATGGCAGAGAAGATTGCGCTTAAAACAAATATTGATTACTATTATGTGGTGCGGGAATATATTGGAATAACTAAATCCGAAGACTTAGGTGATTATAATGGAGCATTAGATATTTATAAAGAATGCTATCGGTATTATAAAAGTAAAGATTTAAGAAATCCGAAGCTTTCTAGGGATTATCAAAGTGTTATTTTCGGGTTAGCAGATTGCTATAAATCGTTGCAAAATAGGGATTCAACTACTTTTTATAATAAATTGGGGTTTAGAGAGTCTCAAATAACCAAAAATGAAGAATATCAATTTTTATTTGTTTTAAATGAGGGAGCAAACCAAATAGAAGGAAAGAATTATAAAATAGGATTAGATAGTATTAATAAAGCGTTACCCAAGATGATTGAATATAATAATGTTGGCAATGTATTAGCGGCTTATTATTTTTTAGGGAAAGCCTTTGATGGTTTGGGTAAAAAAGAAATTGCTGCTGAAAATTTTATCAAAGTAGACTCTATTTATAAAGTAACAAAAGAAATAAGTACCGAATTTATAGATGGGTACCCGTATTTGATTACCTATTATAAAAACTTAGGAGATAAAGAAAATCAATTAAAGTACATAACTGCCTATATGACCATAGACAGTACTTTACAGAAAAATTATAAAGAATTAAATAAGTTGGTACATAAAGAATACGATATCCCACGTTTAATTTCTGATAAAGAAAAACTTATTGCTTCTTTAAATACTGATAAAAGAGTAACCTATTGGGTGTTGGGGGTTTTATTTTTAACAACAATAGGGGTAGGAGGTTTTGGAGTCTATCAGTATCAACTTAAAAAGAAATATCGTTCGCGATTTGAAAAAATAATAGAGGAAACATCCATAATAGGAGATAAGGAAATTGAGGTAAATAAGGAAAAAGAAAATAAAATTGCTACGACTAAAATTGAACCTATTGGTATAGCTGAAGAATTGGTAAATCAGATTTTAGAAAAGCTTGATGAATTCGAAAACAAGAAGGGATACTTAGAATCGAATATTACAGTACAAATGTTATCTACGACATTTGAGACGAATAGCAAGTATGTTTCTAAAATAGTGAATGTATATAAAGGAAAAACAGTTACTCAATATATAAACGATTTAAGAATTGAATATACAGTTGTACAATTGCAAGAAAATAAAATGTTAAGAAAATACACCATTCAGGCACTTGCTCTGGAATTTGGTTTTAATAATGCAGAATCATTTTCAGCTGCTTTTTATAAAAAAACAGGAATCAAACCAACTTATTTTATTAAAGAATTAGACACAGTGATATAA
- a CDS encoding S8 family serine peptidase codes for MELQTWYQKDYQEDSIPGISLDKWYRLNKKKPKSKNIIVAVIDTQIDINHEDLQGQFWTNEKEIPNNGIDDDDNGYIDDINGWSYTGTKNGGYVVWSNYEYVRIVRDWGPLFAGKTDSQIDAQDLYKYKEYHRALKELEDKNKYYKNWFKSLNHNVAIYPLVKDTLKFFFPKEDYSYKQLDSLYKKYKINDKRYKQRRDDNDKDLGALISYMMVNLEVNEKTFEEVRDMQTQLDSIVNKKLNIEYNERLLIGDNPNVLEKGYGNNNVSNNKEGHRPIKNHCTKVAGVIAANRQNDIGIKGIVQDVKIMPLNILPKGDEHDKDITMAIRYAVDNGAKVINMSFAKEFSLHKEWVTEAFKYAEEHNVLLVHCAANEGLDVDKNPFYPSDNDFEDYKEISVNFINVGSVTHNLDSTFVSDFSNFGKQNVDLFAPGDEIYSTSPGNKYVFDSGTSLAAPMVSGTAALIWLYYPKLTVQEVKQIILDSGTAYNLEVIVPGTKDKKALFSELSKSGKVLNVFDAMQLAEKVSKKKL; via the coding sequence TTGGAGTTACAGACTTGGTACCAAAAAGATTATCAAGAAGATTCGATACCAGGAATTTCATTGGACAAATGGTATCGTTTAAATAAAAAAAAGCCCAAAAGTAAAAACATTATTGTTGCAGTAATAGATACTCAAATTGATATAAATCATGAAGATTTGCAAGGGCAATTCTGGACAAACGAGAAAGAAATTCCAAACAATGGGATTGATGATGATGATAACGGTTATATAGACGATATTAATGGATGGAGCTATACGGGAACCAAAAATGGAGGTTATGTAGTATGGAGTAACTATGAATATGTTCGTATTGTAAGAGATTGGGGGCCATTGTTTGCAGGTAAAACCGACTCACAAATTGATGCTCAGGATTTGTACAAGTACAAAGAATACCATAGAGCGTTAAAGGAGTTGGAAGATAAGAACAAGTATTATAAAAACTGGTTTAAATCATTGAATCATAATGTTGCTATTTATCCATTGGTAAAAGATACTTTAAAATTTTTTTTCCCTAAAGAGGATTATTCATACAAACAACTAGATAGTTTGTACAAAAAATATAAAATAAACGACAAAAGATACAAACAAAGACGTGATGATAATGATAAAGATTTAGGGGCTTTAATATCTTATATGATGGTTAATTTGGAGGTTAATGAAAAAACCTTTGAAGAAGTGCGAGATATGCAGACACAGTTGGATTCGATTGTGAATAAAAAATTAAATATTGAATACAATGAGCGTCTTTTGATAGGGGATAACCCAAATGTTTTAGAAAAAGGGTATGGTAATAACAATGTGAGTAATAATAAAGAAGGACATAGACCTATTAAGAATCATTGTACTAAGGTGGCTGGAGTTATTGCAGCCAATAGACAAAATGATATTGGGATAAAAGGAATCGTACAAGATGTAAAAATTATGCCCTTGAATATTTTACCAAAAGGAGATGAACATGATAAAGATATTACGATGGCTATACGTTATGCAGTCGATAACGGTGCAAAAGTTATTAATATGTCTTTTGCTAAAGAATTTTCATTACATAAAGAATGGGTTACAGAAGCGTTTAAATATGCTGAAGAGCATAATGTGCTTTTAGTTCATTGTGCAGCGAATGAAGGGCTTGACGTGGATAAAAACCCGTTTTATCCGAGTGATAATGATTTTGAAGATTATAAAGAGATCAGTGTAAATTTCATTAACGTAGGATCTGTTACTCATAATTTGGATAGTACATTTGTGTCTGATTTTTCTAATTTTGGAAAACAAAATGTCGATTTGTTTGCACCGGGAGACGAAATTTATTCTACATCACCTGGAAATAAATATGTTTTCGATTCAGGAACTTCACTAGCGGCGCCAATGGTTTCTGGAACTGCAGCACTTATTTGGTTGTATTATCCAAAACTCACAGTTCAGGAAGTGAAGCAAATTATTTTAGATTCAGGAACGGCTTATAATCTTGAGGTTATTGTTCCAGGAACGAAAGATAAAAAAGCTCTTTTTTCGGAATTATCTAAATCAGGTAAAGTATTAAATGTTTTTGATGCCATGCAACTAGCAGAAAAAGTGAGTAAAAAGAAATTATAG
- a CDS encoding GNAT family N-acetyltransferase → MQFIIKELTTIAEMVAQIETMQYLYPNLGLDKYEQYLSEMVPHNYTQIAVFENDTCLGITGCWSSTKLWSGKYLEIDNFVVHPEHRSKGIGKLLTDYVEKKALDLGCSNIVLDAFTSNFAAHRFYYNQGYGPKGFHFVKILDENKLT, encoded by the coding sequence ATGCAATTTATAATCAAAGAACTTACTACAATTGCCGAAATGGTTGCTCAAATTGAGACCATGCAGTATTTATATCCTAATTTAGGTTTGGATAAATACGAACAATATCTTTCGGAGATGGTTCCTCATAATTACACTCAAATTGCTGTTTTTGAAAATGATACTTGTTTAGGAATCACAGGTTGCTGGTCATCTACAAAATTGTGGTCGGGAAAATATCTTGAGATTGATAATTTTGTTGTGCATCCGGAACATCGTTCAAAAGGGATCGGGAAATTATTGACAGATTATGTTGAGAAAAAAGCACTCGATTTAGGGTGTTCTAATATTGTTTTAGATGCTTTTACTTCTAATTTTGCAGCACATCGTTTTTATTATAATCAAGGATATGGACCAAAGGGGTTTCATTTTGTGAAAATCCTAGATGAAAATAAGTTGACTTAA
- a CDS encoding lipopolysaccharide biosynthesis protein, with the protein MGLYKNLFKQTAIYGLATVLPRMLSFLLVRLYTGILPTAEYGEVSIVLSWMVFFNVVLSYGMETAFFRFYNSEPDKKNVIATSTISIFWSSIIFLFAALIFRNTLATLAEVDVQFVTYSVWILVLDALVLVPFSKLRANQRPMVYAAIKIGNVVVNLVLNIFFLMYLPTLAAEHPNSVWDNLYVENFQIAYIFIANLLASLATFIVLSPNYLSLGRKFDPVLWKKMMKYGLPILVAGLAFAVNEHFDKILLGYLLPENIAKSEVGAYSACYKLGLFMVLFATAFRLGIEPFFFSHAKNENAPQTYAVITKYFVILGSLILLGVIVFADILKLLLLDNKTYWEAMKVVPLIILANFFLGIYNNLSVWYKLTDKTKIGAYISIVGAILTLVLNYLLIPKYSYYGSAIATISAYGSMMLISYVLGNKYYPIPYDMKKIGSYLGISIVFSVISFYGFRENYFIGIPLLLLFIYFVYHNEKDTIKGILSKK; encoded by the coding sequence TTGGGATTATATAAAAATCTTTTTAAACAGACAGCTATTTACGGGCTTGCAACTGTACTGCCACGAATGCTTAGTTTTTTATTAGTACGACTATACACGGGCATTTTGCCAACTGCCGAATACGGAGAAGTTTCTATTGTGTTGTCGTGGATGGTTTTCTTTAATGTAGTTCTTTCTTACGGAATGGAAACAGCCTTTTTTAGATTTTATAATTCTGAACCAGATAAGAAAAACGTAATTGCTACTTCTACGATTTCTATTTTTTGGTCATCTATTATTTTTCTTTTTGCAGCATTAATTTTTAGAAATACACTTGCAACTCTTGCAGAAGTCGATGTACAGTTTGTTACCTATTCTGTTTGGATATTAGTTTTGGATGCATTGGTTTTAGTACCATTTTCTAAACTTCGAGCCAATCAGCGCCCAATGGTTTATGCAGCAATAAAAATTGGAAATGTAGTAGTAAATCTTGTTCTTAATATCTTCTTTTTGATGTACTTACCTACGCTTGCAGCAGAACACCCTAACTCAGTTTGGGATAATTTATATGTTGAAAATTTCCAAATCGCTTATATTTTCATTGCAAACTTGCTTGCGAGTTTAGCTACTTTTATAGTATTATCTCCAAATTATCTTTCGCTTGGACGAAAATTCGACCCAGTACTATGGAAAAAAATGATGAAGTATGGTTTGCCAATTTTGGTGGCAGGGCTTGCTTTCGCGGTTAATGAGCATTTCGACAAAATCTTATTGGGGTATTTATTGCCAGAAAATATTGCAAAGTCAGAGGTTGGAGCTTATTCAGCCTGTTACAAATTGGGATTGTTCATGGTGTTATTTGCAACAGCATTTAGACTAGGAATTGAGCCATTCTTCTTTAGTCATGCCAAAAATGAAAATGCGCCTCAAACGTATGCCGTAATCACAAAGTATTTTGTGATTCTAGGATCTTTGATTTTGCTAGGGGTGATTGTTTTTGCAGATATTTTAAAATTACTTCTATTAGATAATAAAACCTATTGGGAGGCTATGAAAGTGGTTCCCTTGATTATTCTGGCCAACTTTTTCTTAGGTATTTACAATAACTTGTCAGTTTGGTACAAGTTAACTGACAAAACAAAAATCGGTGCTTACATATCGATAGTTGGAGCAATATTGACTTTAGTGTTAAACTATCTATTGATTCCAAAATACAGTTACTACGGATCGGCAATTGCAACAATTTCAGCTTACGGAAGCATGATGCTTATTTCATATGTTTTAGGAAATAAGTATTATCCAATACCTTACGACATGAAAAAAATTGGATCCTATTTAGGGATTTCGATTGTATTCTCTGTTATTTCATTTTATGGATTCAGAGAAAATTACTTTATAGGGATTCCTTTACTCCTTCTGTTTATTTATTTCGTTTATCATAACGAAAAAGATACGATAAAGGGAATACTTAGTAAAAAATAA